From the genome of Impatiens glandulifera chromosome 9, dImpGla2.1, whole genome shotgun sequence, one region includes:
- the LOC124914530 gene encoding OVARIAN TUMOR DOMAIN-containing deubiquitinating enzyme 4-like: protein MLWVLCARPKPLIFSSLSLSYANSLVSRLVGTPTSLVGCGGVQPPPRLHSSACHIGNTTGGGGGAASIWHAILPSGYGGCHRPVTTPFHNEQKGEGSWNVAWDTRPARWLHHSNSAWFLFGVCACLSAPLDSVSADGNSEPTVAFSSESSVQVSDEKEDISPSYRVRGVPPDGRCLFRSIAHLACLRNGEEAPDENRQRELADELRAQVVDELLRRRKESEWFIEGDFDAYVRRIRQPSVWGGEPELMMACHVLRTTISVFAIGRVSGSLVKIADYGEEYKSDKEKPMTLMYHWYGHYDVLEGDVTDESYENKT, encoded by the exons ATGCTCTGGGTACTCTGCGCACGCCCCAAGCCTTTGATTTTTTCATCGTTATCCTTATCCTACGCTAATAGCTTGGTTAGTCGATTGGTCGGAACTCCGACCAGTTTAGTTGGCTGTGGCGGGGTTCAGCCGCCGCCCCGCCTTCATTCTAGTGCCTGTCATATCGGAAACACAActggcggcggcggcggcgcaGCTTCAATCTGGCATGCTATCCTTCCTTCTGGATACGGCGGATGCCATAGGCCAGTAACGACGCCGTTTCACAACGAGCAGAAGGGGGAAGGGTCGTGGAATGTCGCATGGGATACTAGACCAGCTCGTTGGCTTCATCATTCTAACTCCGCTTGGTTTCTGTTTGGTGTCTGCGCCTGTTTGTCTGCTCCGTTAGATAGCGTTTCTGCCGATGGGAATTCCGAGCCGACCGTTGCTTTCTCCAGTGAGAGTAGTGTACAAGTCTCCGATGAAAAAGAAGACATTTCTCCAAGTTATAGAGTCAGAG GTGTTCCACCTGATGGGCGATGCTTATTTAGGTCTATTGCACATTTAGCTTGTTTGAGAAATGGAGAAGAAGCTCCTGATGAGAATCGTCAGAGAGAACTTGCTGATGAGCTAAGAGCTCAA GTTGTGGATGAGCTCTTAAGGAGGCGTAAAGAATCTGAATG GTTCATAGAAGGAGACTTTGATGCTTATGTGAGAAGAATTCGGCAGCCTTCAGTGTGGGGTGGAGAGCCTGAGTTGATGATGGCATGTCATGTTCTAAG GACAACAATATCTGTATTTGCGATTGGTAGAGTATCTGGGAGTTTAGTAAAGATAGCAGACTATGGTGAAGAATACAAAAGCGATAAAGAGAAGCCTATGACCCTTATGTATCATTGGTATGGTCATTATGATGTACTGGAAGGAGATGTAACCGACGAGTCTTATGAAAACAAGACTTGA
- the LOC124914780 gene encoding probable ATP-dependent RNA helicase ddx5 — MAKGDDYMIKKKNKKNRKKLRNDDSTASVSKRIASLIAAKKRRKSGKRSMCQGMCFSLPSPEDPFNEMHLNPDSKKKKIKKLKAGKSKTLKKRVKVKNGEADNTSITSEDSEQEHAVDNNCPSKFVSMCLNSIHDSLRHGTSLSIEEDKPLFVDIWGIEFWKCYSVGNDILETSGSSSSIEQIAWIASTAADSISGKEKEGFSLDNPYVLFLVPSQEKAVEVRSVCKPLKSHGIHTVSLHSGVTIDRQIEGLKSCEPEFLVSTPERLMELLSMKAIDISGVTLLVVDGLEALIANAQLDAIKFIKQSISANHQTLVFADGARYKSKAAMQSILHKHLLIRKNACDLLQRTKDSCNVLS, encoded by the exons ATGGCAAAAGGAGATGATTATATGattaagaagaagaacaaaaaaaacagaaaaaagcTGAGGAATGATGATTCTACCGCCTCCGTCTCCAAACGTATCGCCTCCCTAATCGCTGCCAAGAAGCGCCGTAAGTCTGGCAAGCGTAGTATGTGTCAG GGAATGTGTTTTAGCCTTCCTAGTCCCGAAGATCCATTCAATGAAATGCATCTAAACCCAGattctaaaaaaaagaaaatcaagaaactTAAGGCTGGAAAATCGAAAACTTTGAAGAAACGTGTTAAGGTTAAGAATGGAGAAGCAGATAATACTTCCATTACTAGTGAAGATTCAGAACAAGAACATGCTGTTGATAATAACTGTCCCTCAAAATTTGTAAGCATGTGTTTGAATTCAATTCACGACAGTCTCAGGCATGGTACTTCCTTAAGTATTGAAGAGGATAAGCCTTTGTTTGTTGATATATGGGGAATTGAGTTCTGGAAATGCTACTCTGTTGGAAATGACATATTGGAAACTAGTGGAAGTTCATCTAGTATTGAACAAATAGCTTGGATTGCGTCAACTGCTGCTGATAGCATTTCTGGGAAAGAGAAAGAAGGATTCTCACTTGACAATCCATATGTTTTATTTCTTGTTCCTTCCCAAGAGAAAGCTGTTGAG GTACGGTCAGTTTGCAAACCGTTGAAGAGTCATGGAATTCACACGGTTAGTCTGCATTCTGGTGTCACCATAGATCGCCAAATTGAAGG TTTAAAAAGCTGTGAACCAGAGTTCCTTGTATCCACGCCCGAGAGACTAATGGAGCTACTTTCAATGAAGGCAATTGATATTTCTGGTGTCACTTTACTG GTTGTTGATGGATTAGAAGCTCTTATAGCAAATGCTCAACTTGACGCAATCAAATTCATTAAGCAATCTATCTCTGCAAATCATCAGACACTCGTTTTTGCTGATGGTGCTCGCTACAAGTCTAAAGCAGCTATGCAGAGTATTTTGCATAAGCATTTGCTTATCAGGAAAAATGCATGCGATCTCCTCCAAA GAACAAAGGATTCCTGCAATGTCTTGAGCTGA
- the LOC124914048 gene encoding phosphatidylinositol-3-phosphatase myotubularin-1-like codes for MATSKSRPQRSTSRRDSDSRLIASEKIDGASSWESLEWTKVEAVSRSVPQGVQEFLLEEEVVIVEAYGVVLVNIDEAGTLLVTNFRLLFLSEGTRNVLSLGTIPLATIDKFNKISLKLPSAPKQSDRVPSRRLLQVFGKDMRIIVFGFRPRTKQRRAVFDALTRCTRPTRLWDLYALTSGPLRFKNTSPKIRFLDEYFRLLGINSHALSNSDIEEGSYTFSNDWWRISSVNCNYMMCPTYPFALLLPKSISDEEVLQASTFRARCRLPVISWCHPGTGAVLARSSQPLVGLMMNMRSNMDEKLVAAFCTQLIGSKNSRRKLYIADARPRKNALANGAMGGGSESSANYFQSEILFFGIDNIHAMRDSLCRLRDYLDTHGTTSSDGISSFLRHGGSTWGGGNRSSMSESVSTLGDSGWLIHVQNVLAGSAWIAARVALESASVLVHCSDGWDRTTQLVSLASLLLDPYYRTFKGFQALVEKDWLSFGHPFADRVGLPTIAGSGDVPFELPRQSSSGNFPASPMRQASGSNQAQGSLHSQNSNNQSPIFLQWVDCISQLLRMYPFAFEFSSAFLVDFLDCALSSRFGNFLCNSESERHRSAIYEITGCLWIYLADLRASEGTSHVHYNLFYEPSKHDGPLLPPAAALAPTLWPQFHLRWGCPSEAQAGEVEAQCRVMSNKFSELQKEKEMAEKKTREIASAMESLNSSLQNEKQVSISYMNTARKAIKETTAIKRALQSLGCKVYFSDSGDCTVDVECNQIHTVSTSERDSDGTIHINNKSDPSVPTSADNDDIDSLNPVSRVCGSLCPMRTRDGGCRWPDAGCAQLGSQFIGLKANFDAFDRLSIYDGYFRSE; via the exons ATGGCGACATCCAAATCACGGCCGCAGCGATCCACATCTCGCCGCGACTCCGATAGTCGACTCATCGCCTCAGAGAAGATAGATGGTGCAAGCAGCTGGGAATCCCTCGAATGGACCAAAGTTGAG GCCGTATCGAGGTCGGTACCCCAAGGTGTGCAGGAATTTTTACTCGAGGAAGAAGTAGTCATAGTTGAG GCATATGGTGTTGTCCTTGTTAATATTGATGAAGCTGGTACCTTGTTAGTGACCAACTTCCGACTTCTTTTTCTG AGTGAGGGGACCAGAAATGTTTTGTCACTTGGCACAATACCATTGGCCACTATAGACAAGTTCAATAAAATT TCTTTGAAGCTTCCTTCAGCCCCTAAGCAATCAGACAGGGTTCCTTCCAGACGGCTTCTGCAAGTCTTTG GAAAGGACATGAGAATCATTGTTTTTGGATTTCGTCCTAGAACTAAACAG AGGCGAGCTGTATTTGATGCATTGACACGCTGTACGCGGCCAACTAGACTTTGGGATCTCTATGCTCTTACTTCCGGCCCTTTACGATTCAAAAACACCAGTCCTAAGATCCGGTTTCTGGATGAGTATTTCCGTCTTCTTGGAATTAATTCACATGCCTTATCTAACAGTGATATTGAGGAAGGGTCATACACATTTTCTAATGATTGGTGGAGAATTAGTAGCGTAAATTGCAACTACATGATGTGCCCAACTTATCCCTTTGCATTGCTTCTTCCAAAGTCCATTAG TGATGAAGAAGTGCTCCAGGCTTCAACCTTTCGTGCACGATGTAGATTACCTGTGATTTCATGGTGTCATCCAG GTACTGGTGCTGTTTTGGCAAGGTCATCACAACCACTGGTTGGACTCATGATGAATATGAGAAG TAATATGGATGAAAAATTGGTTGCTGCATTTTGCACTCAACTTATTGGTTCAAAGAATTCACGTAG GAAACTATATATAGCAGATGCTAGACCTCGAAAAAATGCATTGGCTAATGGGGCGATGGGAGGAGGTTCAGAGTCTTCTGCCAATTATTTTCAGTCTGAG ATTCTTTTCTTTGGGATAGACAATATACATGCAATGAGGGATAGCCTTTGCAGGCTTAGAGACTACTTAGATACTCATGGAACCACTTCATCAGATGGAATATCTTCTTTCTTG AGACATGGTGGTTCGACATGGGGAGGAGGCAATAGAAGCAGCATGTCTGAGTCTGTTTCCACTCTTGGAGACAGTGGTTGGCTAATACATGTCCAGAACGTCTTAGCTGGATCTGCTTGGATTGCAGCACGGGTTGCTCTTGAATCTGCTTCAGTCTTAGTTCATTGCAG TGATGGATGGGATAGGACCACTCAGTTGGTTTCACTTGCTAGTTTGTTGCTGGATCCATATTATCGAACCTTCAAAGGCTTTCAG GCACTAGTAGAAAAGGATTGGCTATCATTTGGCCATCCATTTGCAGATCGAGTAGGATTGCCAACCATAGCTGGGAGTGGTGATGTTCCGTTTGAGTTGCCTAGGCAGTCTTCCAGCGGGAATTTCCCAGCATCTCCCATGCGTCAAGCCTCTGGATCCAATCAAGCTCAAGGTTCTTTACATTCTCAAAATTCAAACAACCAGTCCCCAATATTTTTGCAG TGGGTTGATTGTATTTCACAGCTTCTGCGGATGTATCCTTTTGCTTTTGAGTTCTCTTCG GCTTTTCTAGTAGATTTTCTGGATTGTGCGCTTTCATCTCGCTTTGGGAACTTCTTGTGCAACAG TGAAAGTGAAAGACACCGATCTGCAATCTATGAGATTACTGGATGTTTGTGGATATATCTAGCTGATTTACGGGCCTCAGAAGGAACATCGCATGTGCACTATAATCTCTTCTATGAACCATCAAAACATGACGGACCACTATTACCACCTGCAGCAGCTTTAGCCCCAACTCTCTGGCCTCAATTCCATCTTCGATGGGGTTGCCCTTCAGAAGCCCAAGCAGGAGAAGTTGAAGCCCAGTGTAGGGTTATGTCAAATAAGTTCTCTGAACTCCAAAAG GAAAAAGAAATGGCAGAGAAGAAAACCAGAGAAATTGCTTCTGCAATGGAGTCCTTGAACTCATCattacaaaatgagaaacaagTGAGCATCTCATACATGAACACAGCGAGGAAGGCAATCAAAGAAACGACAGCCATAAAGAGAGCACTACAATCTCTCGGGTGCAAGGTTTATTTCTCCGATTCTGGTGATTGCACTGTTGACGTCGAGTGCAACCAGATACATACAGTCTCTACTTCGGAAAGAGATTCTGACGGGACTATACACATCAACAACAAGTCAGATCCCTCGGTTCCCACATCGGCTGATAATGATGATATCGACTCCCTCAACCCGGTTAGTCGTGTTTGTGGGTCCCTTTGTCCAATGCGAACTCGAGATGGAGGGTGCAGATGGCCTGATGCCGGTTGTGCACAACTGGGCAGTCAGTTTATCGGACTAAAAGCAAACTTTGATGCATTTGACAGGCTTTCTATTTATGATGGCTATTTTCGTTCTGAATGA